A single Argentina anserina chromosome 7, drPotAnse1.1, whole genome shotgun sequence DNA region contains:
- the LOC126801708 gene encoding LOW QUALITY PROTEIN: two-component response regulator ARR17 (The sequence of the model RefSeq protein was modified relative to this genomic sequence to represent the inferred CDS: substituted 1 base at 1 genomic stop codon), whose product MESGFSSSSKGFMDIVEQPHVLAVDDNDIDRKLIEKLLKNFSCKVTTAENGPRALEFLGLGDHPNHCNVSXSELTIVSKVNLIITDYCMPGMTGYELLKKIKESSVMKEVPVVIMSSENIPHRINMCLEEGAQMFILKPIKQSDIKQLRCHLMNCRS is encoded by the exons ATGGAGTCtgggttttcttcttcttcaaaggGTTTCATGGATATTGTGGAGCAACCTCATGTTTTGGCTGTGGATGACAATGATATTGATCGGAAACTTATCGAAAAGCTGCTCAAGAATTTCTCTTGCAAAG TGACTACTGCAGAAAATGGGCCAAGAGCATTGGAGTTCCTAGGCTTGGGAGATCATCCAAATCATTGCAATGTGAGTTAAAGTGAACTAACAATT GTCTCAAAGGTGAATCTGATAATTACAGACTATTGTATGCCAGGAATGACAGGATATGAACTGCTTAAGAAAATCAAG GAATCATCAGTCATGAAGGAGGTACCAGTGGTGATTATGTCATCTGAGAACATACCACATCGGATTAACAT GTGCTTGGAAGAAGGAGCTCAGATGTTCATTCTAAAACCGATCAAACAGTCGGATATCAAGCAACTGAGATGTCATCTGATGAACTGCAGGAGCTGA
- the LOC126801699 gene encoding uncharacterized protein LOC126801699: MAASGTTGLSRKQLIALALCKHFAIDPKTFPENIAEVETVSAYLTILKSAKKDPEKVNNEVLKWIKYAEGFPTDPQACIGALKELNEALLDRSVLLGNGFTPSEADACVFVAVHASVIGFSDSDKKKFQNVFRWATYIQHKVDFGNILEKIVEEEVEFDFQKLEALLKPKCAAKEEVDSIAKKTVHSTKSAVNPEAGPSTKKSDTGTKTTGDKKATQEKKKAPEVDAVEKDKELSVSLLNIQVGLIQKAWKHPSADSLLVEEIDVGEAKLRQVVSGLAKFCSPEELTNRRVVLITNVKPGKLRDVMSEGLVLCASSADHTIVEPLLPPEGSKIGERILFSGIDGKPEDVLNPKKKQLDKITPHLFTDDKGVATFKGIPFMTSAGPCTSISKGAVK, from the exons ATGGCAGCTAGTGGAACTACCGGCCTAAGCAGGAAGCAATTGATAGCTTTAGCACTATGCAAACACTTTGCCATCGATCCT AAAACATTCCCAGAAAACATTGCAGAAGTTGAAACTGTGAGCGCATACTTGACCATCTTGAAGTCAGCCAAAAAGGACCCAGAGAAAGTGAATAATGAG GTGCTTAAATGGATCAAATATGCAGAGGGGTTTCCTACTGATCCCCAGGCATGCATTGGAGCTCTGAAAGAGTTAAATGAAGCCTTGCTTGACAGGAGTGTGCTTCTGGGTAACGGGTTCACACCTTCGGAGGCCGATGCTTGTGTGTTTGTTGCTGTGCATGCTTCTGTG ATTGGCTTTTCAGATTCAGATAAGAAAAAGTTTCAGAATGTATTCAGATGGGCGACTTATATCCAG CACAAAGTGGATTTTGGAAACATTCTCGAGAAGATAGTGGAAGAGGAAGTTGAATTTGATTTCCAG AAGTTAGAAGCTTTGCTGAAACCAAAATGTGCAGCTAAGGAGGAAGTAGATTCAATTGCAAAGAAGACCGTGCATAGCACAAAAAGTGCTGTCAATCCAGAAGCAGGCCCAAGCACGAAGAAAAGTGACACAGGG ACAAAGACTACAGGAGATAAAAAAGCAActcaagagaagaaaaaagcaCCAGAGGTAGATGCAGTTGAGAAAGATAAAGAACTTAGTGTCAGTTTATTGAACATACAGGTTGGCCTCATTCAAAAAGCTTGGAAGCATCCATCTGCTGACAG CTTACTAGTTGAGGAGATAGATGTGGGAGAGGCTAAGTTGCGGCAAGTAGTAAGCGGCCTGGCAAAGTTTTGCAGTCCAGAAGAATTGACG AACCGTCGTGTTGTGCTGATTACAAATGTGAAGCCTGGGAAATTACGTGATGTGATGTCAGAAGGACTG GTACTGTGTGCTTCTAGTGCAGATCACACTATTGTAGAGCCTTTACTCCCCCCAGAAGGGTCCAAAATCGGGGAGCGTATCTTATTTTCTGG GATTGATGGAAAGCCAGAAGATGTCCTCAACCCCAAAAAGAAGCAGTTGGATAAGATTACACCG CATCTCTTCACTGATGACAAAGGTGTTGCTACATTCAAGGGTATTCCTTTCATGACATCTGCTGGGCCTTGCACATCAATTTCCAAAGGAGCTGTCAAGTGA